The DNA region ctccaattatctaccagaaaaccagaagtgatgctgtagttcAAAATGATAGagcgctggggctgggaatatggcctagtggcaagagtgcttgcctcgtatacatgaagccctgggttcgattcctcagcaccacatataaatatacaaaaagccagaagtggcactgtggctcaagtggcagagtgctagccttgagcaaaaagaagccagggacagtgctcaggccctgagtccaagcctcaggactgacaaaaaaaacccaaacaaacaaaatgatagagtgctaaccttgaacaaaagagcccaggaacaacacccatgccctgagattgatttaaaaaataaagggggtgggggtggggagggaagaggcctCATAGGATGGCTGTCAAATCGGGTGAACCTGGATAAAGTATCTGCAGTCCAGCTGCCTGGGTGAATGGGGACCAGGTGGTGAGTGGGGCAGAAGGGAGCGAGGCCCAGTAATGGGTCACACCTCACCTCCATGTCATTCTTTTCCAGCGCCTCAAGCTCATTTTCTGACAAGTGGGCTCGCCGGTGAATCTCAAGGTTTTGCTGCAAGGAGGACAGGGTAGAGTGAAGCAGTTTGTCTGAGGTGGGCCAGGCTTGGGGTACATTATCAACCATCCCCTCAAGTCACCTTGTGGAGTCCTGAAAGCTGCTGGTGCCGGATGAGTGCCTCCTTGCTAGGGAACTGGCGCCGGCAGAGCAAACAGGCCAATTTCTGCCAGTCTGTAAGCTTTTCCTCCCGCTCAGGACCCCCACGTTCCTGCTCTTCCTCGCTGTCACTCTCTCCACTGTAGGCTGCCACTAGCCCTCGAGGTGGGCTCTGtagaagggggaggggacagatgGTCAATCCACGCGAGATTGGAAAGTCCCTGTCCCCTTTTTGACTTCACACTCACTGGACGGTCGTCACTGGCCAATTTTGGGAGATCCATGCTGGCATGCTGTCTCTCAGCTAGGGCTCCCTGAGGTGGAAGACACAAAGTTAGGGCTCCCATCCAGGGCCCTGAGGGACGACAAGACTGTTGGCAGGGTGTATCTAGGCAGCTGCAACACACCTTCTTCTCCAGAATGGCATAGCCGGCATCTGCAGTGGCTGACTCTCGCCTTTCATCATCTCGCAGAGAGCTAATGGGCTGAAagctgtttttaaagttttctttttgcttgttgaGACTGCGGGCCCACCGCTCCATGTCCTTGGCAATCTAGGGATGAAAGGGGAGGTGAGATTCCCAGGAAAACCCCAAGCTGGGGCCAACAGTTTTGTCTGAAGACTGCTGCAGCCTCAAAGCCATGCTTTTCTAGCGTGAACCATTGCAAACAAAGGGTTGCTCTTGGCCTCTGGGCTGGGGCTATGTCGCCCTCTACTGGCAAAACATCCATTTACAAGTGATTAATTCCCCAGCTCTCCCAACACAACCTCCTTCAAGCTATTACAATGATTCCACAGCATTCCTCAGTACTCCCAGCCTCAGGGTTTGCAAGGCCCAGGGGGCAGCATTCTGGGCAGAGGGAAAAGTGCAGGAGGCAGAACAAGCAGAGTGCCAGAGGCAGCCAGGCCCACTTCATGCTTCTGTCAAGTCCTTCTCTCTGGTTTCCTCCCTATTCTAACAAGCAAAGCACTCATCGTTACACGTTTCCTTTTGAACTTTTGAAGATACAAGACTGTATGCCTATgtatcttcttttaatttttcttttgggggtgctggggatggaatctgGAGCCTTGCCCATGTTatacaagtactctaccactgagttacatccccagcccctatgtatcTGTCATTTGGATTTGCACGTGTGACAGGATTCCATGTTCACAGTTTTCCCTGCAGCACACTACCATTTTTAGAATTCTCCAGGTTGCTGAGGGAACACAGCACTTGCTTCTAAATGCTGCGTCCAAAACTGTCATTCTCTTTCACCATGGAGAGACTGAAGTTCCCGCCCACTGCAAAACACTGCAGTGGCTCTTTTCCTGCCCACCCTCTGTAGGTCTCTAAGAATTCCTCTGGGATTATGCAATCACTCACCGGGCAAACAGGGCTCACTCACTCAGCTGGCACACGCCTCCTCACAGGACTGCCACAGCTCAAGAGCCCTGTCTGCCTTCAGCAGTTGCTGCCACTGtccatgctcccccccccccccaccatccaacCTCCCTGAGCAAGAGATGGCAAAGGCTGACAGACCACAGGCTTGGGGACTCACCTGTTGGGCTGTCTTggtcttgtgcttttctttcttctctttgcctTCCTTCGATTGCGCCCCTGCCTCCTTATGCCCATCAGCTGACTGCTCCAGGGCAGGAATGTAGGTCCTCCGTTCCCCATCCCAGTACAGGTACTGCTGGCTTTGTGCATTATAGTAATACTGAGGGAGGATGTGAAGAGGGGCCATGAGGCAAGATACCTTAAggaggggaccccaacccagctCGCCTTGAGTTGCCCCATCACCTGAGAGTTGGGGTCATAGTAGAGGCCAGTCTGGGGGTCATAATAGTAACCAGATGTCTCATCGTATTGGTAGGTAGAGACGTCAGGAATAGCTGCAGGAAGGAGAGGCATAGAAGGTCACCCTCCTCTTCTCTGGCATGTTAAGAACGCTCCACCGTACCATGGGCCATGGCTACTCACGGTACTGGCTGTAAGAATCCGGGGCATTCGGGCTGGTGGCTGGTGGTAAAGCAGAGCTGGGATGGGTAGGACTCTGGAGCTCTGATTTCAGCACAGCAGGTGATATGATGGTGTATGACTGGTTATGAGGCCAGGCAGGGGAACAAGGCTCAGTGTTTGCCAATGCTAATGCAGCCCACCCATGATGCCCACCTGCCTCCCCAGCATACCCCTGGGAGCCCTTACCTGGCTGTTGGCAGCAGTACCCTGGCTGCTGCCTGCCTCAGCTGATTGTTGGTAGAGGCCAGGGGCAGCACCAGGCTGGCCACGGGAGAAAGCCTGCAGTGACACAGAGTCTGCCCCAGCCTCCAGGGAAGCTTCAGGACCtaggaaggacagagagagagaaggtggtcATGAATGGAAGGGCATGGGACCCTGTGTGTGAAAACCCCACCAATGGGCTAAGGGAGACTTGGGAGGCTCACCTGCTCCAGCTGGGTCCCCTTTGCTTCCAGTCATGCCAGGGCCCTTGGTGCCCTTGAGGTAACCATGGGCATACAGGGAGGAGTCTGTGCCCTGGCTGCCGCCATAGCCCTCATCCTGTTGGTAGTAGCTGTAGTCGACGGGCGGCTCCTCGGTGGTGGCCCagccaccctccccaccctgggAAGCCTGAGaggcaggtgggaggggctcaTTAGAACTGGCAGGACCATGAGGAGAGGAAGGACCTGCTACAAACATGTGCCTTACAAGTGGTACTAGTGTTTCTGCTGGACAGAATAGCATGCAGCTGTGTGAGACAAGTGAGACGTGAGCATAGCCTGATGACAAAAGCTAAGGGCAGTGATGGAAGACTGGAGAAAGGACATAGGTCCACAAGTTCCAGGGGTGACACCAGTATGTGTGGAACACTTGCTGGGCTCCAGATCAAGGCAGACACCCCATCTACCTACTTCTCTTTTCCCAATGTTCTTTCAACCACTTATAATTCCTTTTTGTTCtggaatatacaatatatacttatacacacatatatccatatgtatatgtatgggtatatatgtgtgtatatatgtgtgtatatatacatagacacataAATGATGTATATATACGTCTGTAAACACATGTGCACATCTAATCcacacacatatagacacacacatatgtgaaGGGTATGTAACACACTACACCAACACAGGACTCAACAGAACAAGCACCAGCCCTGGAAGTCATCCATAAAAGCCCAAGAGGCACCCAGGAAGGGAGCTAGAGTGGACGAACGGCAATGGACTAGGGTGTCTAGAAGCAGGAGCAAGTTGGAAGGGCCCATCGAGACAGAGATCGGCAACCTCAGTCAGCCAGGTAGGTGTCAGGGTGCTGGGACGCAGAGGAGCCAGTACCTGTGAGATGGCCCACTGGGCTGCAGCGATTGCAGTGCTGGCTACGGAAGCAGCATTGATGCGACTGCCTTCATTGGAAGCCATGTccctggggaggaagggagagactgCGAGTGAACTAGGAGGCCTCACATGCTGGGTGGTAGGGAAAGACCACACACTGGAAGGACaccgggccgggggagggggggaagggaagtggggtgGAGCCCTGACCTCTTAGAACCCTTGGCAAACTCGACGTTGATGGTCTTGCCATCGATGGTGAGAGGTGGGTGCAGGGCCTGCAAAATCTGCAGCAGCTGGGCTGCTTCCTGTGGGTGGAGGGATGGCAAGGACACAAAGGTCAGGCCCGGGGAGGCCCCCGGCTCTATTGCCCCATTTCCAGGCTTGGGGCCGCGGTGGGGGAAGGGTCCCTCCTCCCTACCCAGGGGGCCGGGACTCTGGCTGCCCGACCCCCCCCCTGTGCCGCCCTCACCACGATGGTGGAGAGCTGGATGAAGGCGAAGCCTCGATTCAGTTGTGTCTGCTTGTCCTTGATGACACGCACATTGGAGGAGGACAGCACTGCATAGGGTGCTAGGGCCCCCAAGATGGAGTCCATGGTGCTGTGTGGGTTCAGGTTGCGCAAAATGATGGCTGTGGGGAGAGGCTCAATGTGAGGGGGTACCCTTTTCCGTCTGCTACATGAACCCCCCGCACACCTAGTGACTTCCCACTGCTCCTTGGCCTCTTGGCCTCCGTGCCCATTTGCCTGCTTGCTTCTTCTCCACCTCTTCCTACATGCACTCTGCTCGACAGTACCTGTGCTAGCCCAGTCACTCACCTGCCGAGAACCTTGCTAATACACCCTCCAAGTCGGGTTTGTGGGGTTGCTCTCCCTGTTTTTTGTACTATCATgtgtctctccccaccccaacctCCCCATACCAGACAGAAACTGCCTTAAGGACATGAGGACCAGGTCCTGCCCATGACCATTTCTTGCACCTTAGGAAGCTCAGCCCagaaaactcagggcatggagaaagagaagaggaaaggaacaaCTGACTCACTGTCGTTGGCGTTCTCCGAGCTTGGCTCCGAGCCCTGCGACAGAGCCTGGGAGGCTAGCACTCCCTGAGCCTGGTAGGGCTGTGGCAGTGGGAGCAAGCCCTGGCTTAGCTCCCGTCCACCTAGTGGCAGCGCCTGCTGATCCAGCCTGGTGCCAAGGGGCAGCTTCTGTTCTGCCTCTGTTCAGGACAGTGGGAGACAGGCTGGTGTCATTGTCCTGCTtcaccaacccccacccccaccccagcactggtcctccccttcccccctacctccaggttctggtggctttgggaggggggggggatggtgtCTCACCTGACTTGGGCACACCGCATTTGAAGCATTTCTCTCGGCGCTTGAAATTCTGGACGCCACACTGTGAGGCATAGGCCAAGTGGTCAGAGGGGGACAGGCCTCTCCGAGGCACCCTCTAAACCTGGACCTACAGGTTCCCCAGTGAACCCCATAGGGTGGCCTTCTGGAAGGCTGTCACTTCTCAGTCCTGCCTCAGTCCTTAGCTCAGGAAGCAACAGCAGCCACCTCCTTTCTGCCTCTAAGGCGCTATCAACTcaatatttttttcccttgagttctccAGTAGATTCTTTTTCCCAAGACTTGTTCCTCAATGTTCCTTCCTAGAAGCCAGCAACCTTTAGGACTAACTGAAATCCTACTTTGCAGAACTTTTTCTCAGCCTCTAGAGATCTCGCCCTGCGTCCACCAGGTTTGATCCCTATTCTAGTCAGGTACGAAGGCAGTATTTCTGTGCTAGGTCCAGGAAGCCCCACATGGCTCCATGTGACTTCTGCCCTGGGGATCTAAGCAGATAGGTAGATGTGGTGTAAACAACAGGCTAGTCTTCTGTGACTGTGTCTTGATAGGGGTACAGGAGGGGGGAATGGGCCAAGAGAAGTACAGCTCATTCTGCTAGTCCACCTAGAAACAAGGAAATCTGATTTGGGAAACCCAAAAGTTTAATGTTGGCTGGGAAGAAACCCcagtggaaggaagaagagattttctgtatgtgtggagGAGGCAAGCAGAGAGGCAAAGTGATGGCTGGGATGAAGAGATGATGCTAGGTAAGGAATGCATGTGGAAGCTCAGACTTGTTCAGGGTttaggcagagagggaggggaacTGTTCAAGACAGGCTTCATCTGCTATGTCACTGGTTAGGGCAGAAGAAAGGTCAGGATATCACAGAGGGCATGCTCTGTGGTGTCAGGGTGGTAGAGGGTAATGATGGGCATAAGCAGCAGGAAAGGCAAGGGACGCAAGGTGCCATTTCTTAGACAGGATTCTGGttagaaaggaggggaaggaaggaaggaaggagaagagaagcctAGT from Perognathus longimembris pacificus isolate PPM17 chromosome 28, ASM2315922v1, whole genome shotgun sequence includes:
- the Rbm10 gene encoding RNA-binding protein 10 isoform X7, which translates into the protein MEYERRGGRGDRTGRYGATDRSQDDGGENRSRDHDYRDMDYRSYPREYGSQESKHDYDDSSEEQSAEIRGQLQSHGVQAREVRLMRNKSSGQSRGFAFVEFSHLQDATRWMEANQHSLNILGQKVSMHYSDPKPKINEDWLCNKCGVQNFKRREKCFKCGVPKSEAEQKLPLGTRLDQQALPLGGRELSQGLLPLPQPYQAQGVLASQALSQGSEPSSENANDTIILRNLNPHSTMDSILGALAPYAVLSSSNVRVIKDKQTQLNRGFAFIQLSTIEAAQLLQILQALHPPLTIDGKTINVEFAKGSKRDMASNEGSRINAASVASTAIAAAQWAISQASQGGEGGWATTEEPPVDYSYYQQDEGYGGSQGTDSSLYAHGYLKGTKGPGMTGSKGDPAGAGPEASLEAGADSVSLQAFSRGQPGAAPGLYQQSAEAGSSQGTAANSQSYTIISPAVLKSELQSPTHPSSALPPATSPNAPDSYSQYPIPDVSTYQYDETSGYYYDPQTGLYYDPNSQYYYNAQSQQYLYWDGERRTYIPALEQSADGHKEAGAQSKEGKEKKEKHKTKTAQQIAKDMERWARSLNKQKENFKNSFQPISSLRDDERRESATADAGYAILEKKGALAERQHASMDLPKLASDDRPSPPRGLVAAYSGESDSEEEQERGGPEREEKLTDWQKLACLLCRRQFPSKEALIRHQQLSGLHKQNLEIHRRAHLSENELEALEKNDMEQMKYRDRAAERREKYGIPEPPEPKRRKYGGMAAASVDFEQPTRDGLGSDNIGSRMLQAMGWKEGSGLGRKKQGIVTPIEAQTRVRGSGLGARGSSYGVTSTESYKETLHKTMVTRFNETQ
- the Rbm10 gene encoding RNA-binding protein 10 isoform X9: MEYERRGGRGDRTGRYGATDRSQDDGGENRSRDHDYRDMDYRSYPREYGSQESKHDYDDSSEEQSAEIRGQLQSHGVQAREVRLMRNKSSGQSRGFAFVEFSHLQDATRWMEANQHSLNILGQKVSMHYSDPKPKINEDWLCNKCGVQNFKRREKCFKCGVPKSEAEQKLPLGTRLDQQALPLGGRELSQGLLPLPQPYQAQGVLASQALSQGSEPSSENANDTIILRNLNPHSTMDSILGALAPYAVLSSSNVRVIKDKQTQLNRGFAFIQLSTIEAAQLLQILQALHPPLTIDGKTINVEFAKGSKRDMASNEGSRINAASVASTAIAAAQWAISQASQGGEGGWATTEEPPVDYSYYQQDEGYGGSQGTDSSLYAHGYLKGTKGPGMTGSKGDPAGAGPEASLEAGADSVSLQAFSRGQPGAAPGLYQQSAEAGSSQGTAANSQSYTIISPAVLKSELQSPTHPSSALPPATSPNAPDSYSQYPIPDVSTYQYDETSGYYYDPQTGLYYDPNSQYYYNAQSQQYLYWDGERRTYIPALEQSADGHKEAGAQSKEGKEKKEKHKTKTAQQIAKDMERWARSLNKQKENFKNSFQPISSLRDDERRESATADAGYAILEKKGALAERQHASMDLPKLASDDRPSPPRGLVAAYSGESDSEEEQERGGPEREEKLTDWQKLACLLCRRQFPSKEALIRHQQLSGLHKQNLEIHRRAHLSENELEALEKNDMEQMKYRDRAAERREKYGIPEPPEPKRRKYGGMAAASVDFEQPTRDGLGSDNIGSRMLQAMGWKEGSGLGRKKQGIVTPIEVSLPEPIPCPQHCPS
- the Rbm10 gene encoding RNA-binding protein 10 isoform X4; translation: MEYERRGGRGDRTGRYGATDRSQDDGGENRSRDHDYRDMDYRSYPREYGSQESKHDYDDSSEEQSAEDSYEASPGSETQRRRRRRHRHSPTGPPGFPRDGDYRDQDYRTEQGEEEEEDEEEEEEEKASNIVMLRMLPQAATEDDIRGQLQSHGVQAREVRLMRNKSSGQSRGFAFVEFSHLQDATRWMEANQHSLNILGQKVSMHYSDPKPKINEDWLCNKCGVQNFKRREKCFKCGVPKSEAEQKLPLGTRLDQQALPLGGRELSQGLLPLPQPYQAQGVLASQALSQGSEPSSENANDTIILRNLNPHSTMDSILGALAPYAVLSSSNVRVIKDKQTQLNRGFAFIQLSTIVEAAQLLQILQALHPPLTIDGKTINVEFAKGSKRDMASNEGSRINAASVASTAIAAAQWAISQASQGGEGGWATTEEPPVDYSYYQQDEGYGGSQGTDSSLYAHGYLKGTKGPGMTGSKGDPAGAGPEASLEAGADSVSLQAFSRGQPGAAPGLYQQSAEAGSSQGTAANSQSYTIISPAVLKSELQSPTHPSSALPPATSPNAPDSYSQYPIPDVSTYQYDETSGYYYDPQTGLYYDPNSQYYYNAQSQQYLYWDGERRTYIPALEQSADGHKEAGAQSKEGKEKKEKHKTKTAQQIAKDMERWARSLNKQKENFKNSFQPISSLRDDERRESATADAGYAILEKKGALAERQHASMDLPKLASDDRPSPPRGLVAAYSGESDSEEEQERGGPEREEKLTDWQKLACLLCRRQFPSKEALIRHQQLSGLHKQNLEIHRRAHLSENELEALEKNDMEQMKYRDRAAERREKYGIPEPPEPKRRKYGGMAAASVDFEQPTRDGLGSDNIGSRMLQAMGWKEGSGLGRKKQGIVTPIEVSLPEPIPCPQHCPS
- the Rbm10 gene encoding RNA-binding protein 10 isoform X8, producing the protein MEYERRGGRGDRTGRYGATDRSQDDGGENRSRDHDYRDMDYRSYPREYGSQESKHDYDDSSEEQSAEIRGQLQSHGVQAREVRLMRNKSSGQSRGFAFVEFSHLQDATRWMEANQHSLNILGQKVSMHYSDPKPKINEDWLCNKCGVQNFKRREKCFKCGVPKSEAEQKLPLGTRLDQQALPLGGRELSQGLLPLPQPYQAQGVLASQALSQGSEPSSENANDTIILRNLNPHSTMDSILGALAPYAVLSSSNVRVIKDKQTQLNRGFAFIQLSTIVEAAQLLQILQALHPPLTIDGKTINVEFAKGSKRDMASNEGSRINAASVASTAIAAAQWAISQASQGGEGGWATTEEPPVDYSYYQQDEGYGGSQGTDSSLYAHGYLKGTKGPGMTGSKGDPAGAGPEASLEAGADSVSLQAFSRGQPGAAPGLYQQSAEAGSSQGTAANSQSYTIISPAVLKSELQSPTHPSSALPPATSPNAPDSYSQYPIPDVSTYQYDETSGYYYDPQTGLYYDPNSQYYYNAQSQQYLYWDGERRTYIPALEQSADGHKEAGAQSKEGKEKKEKHKTKTAQQIAKDMERWARSLNKQKENFKNSFQPISSLRDDERRESATADAGYAILEKKGALAERQHASMDLPKLASDDRPSPPRGLVAAYSGESDSEEEQERGGPEREEKLTDWQKLACLLCRRQFPSKEALIRHQQLSGLHKQNLEIHRRAHLSENELEALEKNDMEQMKYRDRAAERREKYGIPEPPEPKRRKYGGMAAASVDFEQPTRDGLGSDNIGSRMLQAMGWKEGSGLGRKKQGIVTPIEVSLPEPIPCPQHCPS
- the Rbm10 gene encoding RNA-binding protein 10 isoform X6, translating into MEYERRGGRGDRTGRYGATDRSQDDGGENRSRDHDYRDMDYRSYPREYGSQESKHDYDDSSEEQSAEIRGQLQSHGVQAREVRLMRNKSSGQSRGFAFVEFSHLQDATRWMEANQHSLNILGQKVSMHYSDPKPKINEDWLCNKCGVQNFKRREKCFKCGVPKSEAEQKLPLGTRLDQQALPLGGRELSQGLLPLPQPYQAQGVLASQALSQGSEPSSENANDTIILRNLNPHSTMDSILGALAPYAVLSSSNVRVIKDKQTQLNRGFAFIQLSTIVEAAQLLQILQALHPPLTIDGKTINVEFAKGSKRDMASNEGSRINAASVASTAIAAAQWAISQASQGGEGGWATTEEPPVDYSYYQQDEGYGGSQGTDSSLYAHGYLKGTKGPGMTGSKGDPAGAGPEASLEAGADSVSLQAFSRGQPGAAPGLYQQSAEAGSSQGTAANSQSYTIISPAVLKSELQSPTHPSSALPPATSPNAPDSYSQYPIPDVSTYQYDETSGYYYDPQTGLYYDPNSQYYYNAQSQQYLYWDGERRTYIPALEQSADGHKEAGAQSKEGKEKKEKHKTKTAQQIAKDMERWARSLNKQKENFKNSFQPISSLRDDERRESATADAGYAILEKKGALAERQHASMDLPKLASDDRPSPPRGLVAAYSGESDSEEEQERGGPEREEKLTDWQKLACLLCRRQFPSKEALIRHQQLSGLHKQNLEIHRRAHLSENELEALEKNDMEQMKYRDRAAERREKYGIPEPPEPKRRKYGGMAAASVDFEQPTRDGLGSDNIGSRMLQAMGWKEGSGLGRKKQGIVTPIEAQTRVRGSGLGARGSSYGVTSTESYKETLHKTMVTRFNETQ
- the Rbm10 gene encoding RNA-binding protein 10 isoform X10; amino-acid sequence: MPGSPPLTARAEKVSGAAGRGGGESLQEASPRLADHGGSSGGGWEVKGSQRLRRGPSSPAGPYQDMEYERRGGRGDRTGRYGATDRSQDDGGENRSRDHDYRDMDYRSYPREYGSQESKHDYDDSSEEQSAEDSYEASPGSETQRRRRRRHRHSPTGPPGFPRDGDYRDQDYRTEQGEEEEEDEEEEEEEKASNIVMLRMLPQAATEDDIRGQLQSHGVQAREVRLMRNKSSGQSRGFAFVEFSHLQDATRWMEANQHSLNILGQKVSMHYSDPKPKINEDWLCNKCGVQNFKRREKCFKCGVPKSEAEQKLPLGTRLDQQALPLGGRELSQGLLPLPQPYQAQGVLASQALSQGSEPSSENANDTIILRNLNPHSTMDSILGALAPYAVLSSSNVRVIKDKQTQLNRGFAFIQLSTIVEAAQLLQILQALHPPLTIDGKTINVEFAKGSKRDMASNEGSRINAASVASTAIAAAQWAISQASQGGEGGWATTEEPPVDYSYYQQDEGYGGSQGTDSSLYAHGYLKGTKGPGMTGSKGDPAGAGPEASLEAGADSVSLQAFSRGQPGAAPGLYQQSAEAGSSQGTAANSQSYTIISPAVLKSELQSPTHPSSALPPATSPNAPDSYSQYPIPDVSTYQYDETSGYYYDPQTGLYYDPNSQYYYNAQSQQYLYWDGERRTYIPALEQSADGHKEAGAQSKEGKEKKEKHKTKTAQQIAKDMERWARSLNKQKENFKNSFQPISSLRDDERRESATADAGYAILEKKGALAERQHASMDLPKLASDDRPSPPRGLVAAYSGESDSEEEQERGGPEREEKLTDWQKLACLLCRRQFPSKEALIRHQQLSGLHKQNLEIHRRAHLSENELEALEKNDMEQMKYRDRAAERREKYGIPEPPEPKRRKYGGMAAASVDFEQPTRDGLGSDNIGSRMLQAMGWKEGSGLGRKKQGIVTPIEAQTRVRGSGLGARGSSYGVTSTESYKETLHKTMVTRFNETQ
- the Rbm10 gene encoding RNA-binding protein 10 isoform X1, which produces MEYERRGGRGDRTGRYGATDRSQDDGGENRSRDHDYRDMDYRSYPREYGSQESKHDYDDSSEEQSAEDSYEASPGSETQRRRRRRHRHSPTGPPGFPRDGDYRDQDYRTEQGEEEEEDEEEEEEEKASNIVMLRMLPQAATEDDIRGQLQSHGVQAREVRLMRNKSSGQSRGFAFVEFSHLQDATRWMEANQHSLNILGQKVSMHYSDPKPKINEDWLCNKCGVQNFKRREKCFKCGVPKSEAEQKLPLGTRLDQQALPLGGRELSQGLLPLPQPYQAQGVLASQALSQGSEPSSENANDTIILRNLNPHSTMDSILGALAPYAVLSSSNVRVIKDKQTQLNRGFAFIQLSTIVEAAQLLQILQALHPPLTIDGKTINVEFAKGSKRDMASNEGSRINAASVASTAIAAAQWAISQASQGGEGGWATTEEPPVDYSYYQQDEGYGGSQGTDSSLYAHGYLKGTKGPGMTGSKGDPAGAGPEASLEAGADSVSLQAFSRGQPGAAPGLYQQSAEAGSSQGTAANSQSYTIISPAVLKSELQSPTHPSSALPPATSPNAPDSYSQYPIPDVSTYQYDETSGYYYDPQTGLYYDPNSQYYYNAQSQQYLYWDGERRTYIPALEQSADGHKEAGAQSKEGKEKKEKHKTKTAQQIAKDMERWARSLNKQKENFKNSFQPISSLRDDERRESATADAGYAILEKKGALAERQHASMDLPKLASDDRPSPPRGLVAAYSGESDSEEEQERGGPEREEKLTDWQKLACLLCRRQFPSKEALIRHQQLSGLHKQNLEIHRRAHLSENELEALEKNDMEQMKYRDRAAERREKYGIPEPPEPKRRKYGGMAAASVDFEQPTRDGLGSDNIGSRMLQAMGWKEGSGLGRKKQGIVTPIEAQTRVRGSGLGARGSSYGVTSTESYKETLHKTMVTRFNETQ
- the Rbm10 gene encoding RNA-binding protein 10 isoform X2, which produces MEYERRGGRGDRTGRYGATDRSQDDGGENRSRDHDYRDMDYRSYPREYGSQESKHDYDDSSEEQSAEDSYEASPGSETQRRRRRRHRHSPTGPPGFPRDGDYRDQDYRTEQGEEEEEDEEEEEEEKASNIVMLRMLPQAATEDDIRGQLQSHGVQAREVRLMRNKSSGQSRGFAFVEFSHLQDATRWMEANQHSLNILGQKVSMHYSDPKPKINEDWLCNKCGVQNFKRREKCFKCGVPKSEAEQKLPLGTRLDQQALPLGGRELSQGLLPLPQPYQAQGVLASQALSQGSEPSSENANDTIILRNLNPHSTMDSILGALAPYAVLSSSNVRVIKDKQTQLNRGFAFIQLSTIEAAQLLQILQALHPPLTIDGKTINVEFAKGSKRDMASNEGSRINAASVASTAIAAAQWAISQASQGGEGGWATTEEPPVDYSYYQQDEGYGGSQGTDSSLYAHGYLKGTKGPGMTGSKGDPAGAGPEASLEAGADSVSLQAFSRGQPGAAPGLYQQSAEAGSSQGTAANSQSYTIISPAVLKSELQSPTHPSSALPPATSPNAPDSYSQYPIPDVSTYQYDETSGYYYDPQTGLYYDPNSQYYYNAQSQQYLYWDGERRTYIPALEQSADGHKEAGAQSKEGKEKKEKHKTKTAQQIAKDMERWARSLNKQKENFKNSFQPISSLRDDERRESATADAGYAILEKKGALAERQHASMDLPKLASDDRPSPPRGLVAAYSGESDSEEEQERGGPEREEKLTDWQKLACLLCRRQFPSKEALIRHQQLSGLHKQNLEIHRRAHLSENELEALEKNDMEQMKYRDRAAERREKYGIPEPPEPKRRKYGGMAAASVDFEQPTRDGLGSDNIGSRMLQAMGWKEGSGLGRKKQGIVTPIEAQTRVRGSGLGARGSSYGVTSTESYKETLHKTMVTRFNETQ
- the Rbm10 gene encoding RNA-binding protein 10 isoform X3, producing the protein MEYERRGGRGDRTGRYGATDRSQDDGGENRSRDHDYRDMDYRSYPREYGSQESKHDYDDSSEEQSAEDSYEASPGSETQRRRRRRHRHSPTGPPGFPRDGDYRDQDYRTEQGEEEEEDEEEEEEEKASNIVMLRMLPQAATEDDIRGQLQSHGVQAREVRLMRNKSSGQSRGFAFVEFSHLQDATRWMEANQHSLNILGQKVSMHYSDPKPKINEDWLCNKCGVQNFKRREKCFKCGVPKSEAEQKLPLGTRLDQQALPLGGRELSQGLLPLPQPYQAQGVLASQALSQGSEPSSENANDTIILRNLNPHSTMDSILGALAPYAVLSSSNVRVIKDKQTQLNRGFAFIQLSTIVEAAQLLQILQALHPPLTIDGKTINVEFAKGSKRDMASNEGSRINAASVASTAIAAAQWAISQDEGYGGSQGTDSSLYAHGYLKGTKGPGMTGSKGDPAGAGPEASLEAGADSVSLQAFSRGQPGAAPGLYQQSAEAGSSQGTAANSQSYTIISPAVLKSELQSPTHPSSALPPATSPNAPDSYSQYPIPDVSTYQYDETSGYYYDPQTGLYYDPNSQYYYNAQSQQYLYWDGERRTYIPALEQSADGHKEAGAQSKEGKEKKEKHKTKTAQQIAKDMERWARSLNKQKENFKNSFQPISSLRDDERRESATADAGYAILEKKGALAERQHASMDLPKLASDDRPSPPRGLVAAYSGESDSEEEQERGGPEREEKLTDWQKLACLLCRRQFPSKEALIRHQQLSGLHKQNLEIHRRAHLSENELEALEKNDMEQMKYRDRAAERREKYGIPEPPEPKRRKYGGMAAASVDFEQPTRDGLGSDNIGSRMLQAMGWKEGSGLGRKKQGIVTPIEAQTRVRGSGLGARGSSYGVTSTESYKETLHKTMVTRFNETQ